A region from the Algoriphagus machipongonensis genome encodes:
- a CDS encoding cell division ATP-binding protein FtsE translates to MDFTTEPVLQVTNATIFQGMDPVLTDVDFSVEQHEFVFLIGRTGSGKSSLLKTLYADLALKSGKVEIAGFDLTQIKTKEIPFLRRKIGIVFQDFQLFSDRTVAENLNFVMKATGWKDSSKIKARMAEVLLLVGLNNAASKMPHQLSGGEQQRVVIARALLNEPSILLADEPTGNLDPDVADGIFKLFQEINKKGTSILMATHNHELLRKYPYRVLKCENGKLLDSKTHDVSFGSTY, encoded by the coding sequence ATGGATTTTACCACAGAACCTGTTCTCCAGGTAACCAATGCCACAATATTCCAAGGAATGGATCCCGTCTTGACTGACGTGGATTTTTCAGTCGAGCAACACGAATTTGTATTTTTAATCGGAAGAACCGGAAGTGGTAAAAGCTCGTTGTTAAAAACTTTATACGCTGATTTGGCATTAAAAAGCGGGAAAGTTGAGATTGCTGGCTTTGACCTCACCCAAATCAAAACCAAGGAAATCCCCTTTTTAAGAAGGAAAATCGGCATCGTATTTCAGGACTTTCAGCTTTTTAGTGATAGAACTGTCGCTGAGAACTTAAATTTTGTCATGAAAGCTACGGGCTGGAAGGACTCTTCTAAAATAAAAGCCCGAATGGCTGAAGTCCTTCTTCTTGTAGGATTGAATAATGCCGCAAGTAAAATGCCTCACCAGCTTTCTGGAGGGGAACAACAACGTGTGGTAATTGCAAGAGCTTTGCTCAATGAACCCTCTATCTTATTGGCGGATGAGCCTACTGGAAACCTTGATCCAGATGTAGCGGATGGGATATTCAAACTATTTCAAGAAATTAATAAAAAAGGAACATCTATATTGATGGCAACCCATAACCATGAGTTACTTCGTAAATACCCATACAGAGTACTTAAGTGTGAAAATGGGAAATTGCTAGACAGCAAGACACACGATGTATCCTTTGGGTCAACGTATTGA
- a CDS encoding tetratricopeptide repeat protein, whose amino-acid sequence MKRVLFMLLLALSASPIIAQTETNDSIPRLDQKTRRVLNSQDQAAFQLSQRYADPLVGRVKLYELMVRNPEDMRYPELLASKYFESNQYTSAALVAMDILSVNDKSVGALEIAAFSLEQVGALDRALPHFESLYLLTGDNFSLYKSAFIQYSLKRYEEALNSVNMLVKNVTAEDKIGFNTEAGVTQEVSMKAAALNLKGMIYLDQGSKPEAKTAFEEAIQLDPNYELAKENLKKAQ is encoded by the coding sequence ATGAAGCGCGTATTATTCATGCTGCTATTGGCATTAAGTGCCAGTCCGATTATTGCCCAGACGGAAACAAATGATTCGATACCAAGATTGGATCAGAAAACAAGAAGAGTCTTAAATTCTCAAGACCAAGCAGCTTTTCAATTATCACAGCGGTATGCTGACCCATTGGTAGGTAGAGTTAAACTCTATGAGTTGATGGTGAGAAATCCTGAAGATATGAGGTATCCTGAGTTGTTGGCAAGTAAGTATTTTGAAAGCAACCAATATACCTCTGCAGCACTCGTTGCAATGGATATTTTAAGTGTCAATGATAAGAGTGTGGGAGCATTGGAAATTGCTGCATTTTCACTTGAACAAGTGGGAGCCTTGGATAGAGCTTTGCCTCACTTCGAAAGCTTGTATTTGTTGACTGGAGATAACTTCAGTTTGTACAAATCTGCATTTATCCAATACTCGCTAAAGCGATATGAAGAAGCTCTTAATTCGGTAAATATGTTGGTGAAAAATGTCACCGCGGAAGATAAGATCGGCTTTAATACTGAAGCAGGGGTTACACAAGAAGTAAGTATGAAGGCTGCAGCCCTTAACTTAAAAGGAATGATTTATTTGGATCAAGGATCAAAGCCAGAAGCTAAAACGGCTTTTGAAGAAGCGATTCAGCTAGATCCTAATTATGAATTGGCAAAAGAGAATCTTAAGAAAGCTCAATAA
- a CDS encoding DUF6249 domain-containing protein, which yields MDVTTVLVTLTIFSTIFGVVYLFLTTRNKERLALIEKGADASLFNTGKKFSFSEVVMNLALLGIGVGVGVLMGELLSIIGMNSDVSFPACIFIFGGLGLLASVFANKKYSN from the coding sequence ATGGATGTAACCACAGTACTTGTAACCCTAACTATATTTTCCACCATCTTTGGGGTTGTTTACTTGTTTCTAACCACAAGAAATAAGGAGAGATTAGCATTAATAGAAAAAGGAGCAGATGCCAGTTTATTTAATACAGGCAAAAAATTCAGCTTTTCAGAAGTGGTAATGAATTTGGCTCTATTGGGTATCGGTGTTGGCGTTGGAGTACTGATGGGTGAACTCCTAAGTATTATTGGAATGAATTCTGATGTATCCTTTCCTGCTTGTATCTTTATTTTTGGTGGCCTAGGATTATTAGCAAGTGTTTTTGCGAATAAAAAATATTCAAATTAA
- a CDS encoding S8 family serine peptidase, translated as MAGLAIGVLGFACQPQDDTPISKDAVEHIGYKSGDVIPGKYIITLQPSTLNFRKDMSYDAVQAAMRKTSSDLLSKYRIGNENLGHVYGNAITGFSVTLTEEQYEEISKDPAIKFIERDRIIALAPPPGKGNNGGGGGSDPKQETPYGIARVGGGETYTGSKKAYIIDSGIDSTHPDLNVDVASGFNAFTKGRDSDLSSDNNGHGTHVSGTVGAIDNSIGVVGVAAGVTVVPVKVLDSRGSGSYSGVIAGVDFVEAEAEIGDVANMSLGGPPSDALDAAVIKLAEKGVLVALAAGNESTDANSSSPARANHPNIYTVSAVNSNDTYASFSNYGNPPIDFAAPGVGVRSTIPGGGYASYNGTSMASPHVCGLLIWGTPKAGGPVNGDPDGDVDQVAVR; from the coding sequence ATGGCAGGATTGGCCATCGGTGTTTTAGGCTTTGCTTGCCAACCTCAAGACGACACCCCAATCTCCAAAGACGCTGTCGAACACATCGGCTATAAAAGCGGGGATGTAATTCCTGGAAAGTACATTATTACACTCCAGCCTTCTACCTTGAATTTCAGAAAGGACATGAGCTACGATGCTGTTCAGGCAGCTATGAGAAAAACAAGTTCAGACCTTCTTTCCAAATACCGAATCGGAAATGAAAATCTAGGCCATGTTTATGGAAATGCCATCACAGGTTTTTCGGTAACCCTTACTGAAGAGCAATACGAAGAAATATCAAAAGATCCTGCTATTAAGTTCATTGAAAGAGATAGAATAATAGCATTAGCACCACCTCCAGGAAAAGGCAATAATGGTGGAGGAGGTGGGTCTGACCCAAAACAAGAAACCCCTTATGGGATTGCTAGAGTTGGCGGAGGAGAAACCTACACAGGAAGTAAAAAAGCCTATATTATTGATTCTGGAATTGATTCCACGCACCCAGATTTAAATGTAGATGTGGCAAGTGGATTTAATGCGTTCACCAAAGGTAGAGACTCTGATTTATCTTCCGACAATAACGGACATGGAACCCATGTTTCTGGAACTGTAGGCGCCATAGATAACTCAATAGGTGTAGTTGGTGTGGCAGCTGGAGTAACGGTCGTTCCGGTAAAAGTACTTGACTCAAGAGGTTCCGGTTCCTATTCAGGAGTCATTGCAGGAGTAGATTTTGTTGAAGCAGAAGCGGAAATAGGGGATGTTGCCAATATGAGCTTAGGAGGTCCTCCATCAGATGCTTTAGACGCTGCTGTCATAAAATTAGCTGAAAAAGGAGTCCTAGTAGCATTAGCTGCAGGAAATGAGAGCACTGATGCAAATTCTTCATCTCCAGCAAGAGCTAATCACCCAAACATTTATACCGTGTCAGCAGTGAATAGTAATGACACTTATGCGTCATTCTCAAATTACGGTAACCCTCCAATTGATTTTGCTGCTCCTGGCGTAGGGGTAAGATCTACTATCCCAGGCGGTGGATATGCTTCGTATAATGGAACATCCATGGCTTCTCCACATGTTTGCGGATTACTGATTTGGGGAACTCCAAAAGCCGGAGGCCCCGTTAATGGAGATCCTGATGGTGACGTTGATCAAGTAGCGGTAAGATAA
- a CDS encoding S41 family peptidase has product MKSTKLLQVALLSSFMVLGWSCKDKEDTEPVIDPSSEVAVNNWIYDVMDEVYYWVSDLGTPIADDSDPEDYFESLLYKPTDRFSVIYPDYQELINSLSGVTLEAGYEFQLYLESTGSTNVIAEISYVKKGSPAEAAGLVRGDIITHINGVQMTTENYRELLGETEAQHTITYLSINPSSLVYEEQAPLTLEVVQLSENPNYIDTVYTIEGQKIGYFMYNFFAPGNGGTSTVYDQETDEIFAKFKAEGIQHLIIDFRYNGGGYVSSATNLASLIAPNVTNTDIFSKTKYNNILMSEIPELANVKTAFKVKAQNLGNILEGNRVYVLTSQRTASASELVINGLKPYLDVFMIGDVTYGKNVGSIPFEDEDNPDNPYGILPIVSQSFNSLDQSDYSTGFTPNIEVRESSERLSPLGNVNELLLRTAIEQITGVPSSGRFEKLDRKDIGSTLERKVRFGNMIENQIIK; this is encoded by the coding sequence ATGAAATCAACCAAATTGCTACAAGTAGCCCTCCTATCATCTTTCATGGTGCTTGGTTGGAGCTGTAAAGACAAAGAAGATACCGAGCCGGTTATTGACCCAAGCTCAGAAGTAGCCGTTAATAACTGGATCTATGATGTCATGGATGAGGTTTATTACTGGGTAAGTGATCTGGGAACCCCGATTGCTGATGATTCAGATCCTGAAGATTATTTTGAGTCTCTTCTTTATAAACCAACGGATCGTTTTTCAGTGATTTATCCAGACTACCAAGAACTGATCAATAGCTTAAGTGGCGTCACATTAGAAGCAGGCTATGAGTTTCAGCTTTATTTAGAAAGCACTGGAAGCACTAATGTAATCGCGGAAATCTCTTATGTGAAGAAAGGCAGCCCAGCTGAAGCAGCAGGTTTAGTTAGAGGAGACATTATTACTCACATCAATGGAGTACAAATGACTACAGAAAACTACAGGGAGTTACTTGGCGAAACAGAAGCTCAACATACCATCACTTATTTAAGTATCAACCCTTCTTCCTTGGTTTATGAAGAGCAGGCTCCTTTGACATTGGAAGTAGTACAATTAAGTGAAAACCCAAATTACATTGACACGGTTTATACCATTGAGGGTCAAAAGATAGGATACTTCATGTATAACTTCTTTGCTCCGGGTAATGGAGGAACCAGCACTGTTTATGATCAGGAAACTGATGAAATATTTGCGAAATTTAAAGCAGAAGGTATCCAACACCTGATTATTGATTTTAGATACAATGGAGGAGGATATGTTTCCTCAGCAACAAACTTGGCAAGCTTAATAGCTCCAAACGTGACCAATACGGACATTTTCTCCAAAACGAAGTACAACAATATTTTGATGTCTGAAATACCTGAGTTAGCGAATGTAAAAACCGCTTTTAAGGTAAAAGCTCAAAACCTCGGAAATATTTTAGAAGGCAATAGAGTATATGTACTTACTTCACAGAGAACTGCTTCTGCATCAGAATTAGTCATCAATGGATTAAAGCCTTACTTAGATGTATTTATGATTGGTGATGTTACCTATGGTAAAAATGTAGGCTCAATTCCATTTGAAGATGAGGACAACCCGGACAATCCTTATGGTATTCTACCTATTGTTTCTCAAAGCTTCAACAGTTTAGACCAATCCGATTATTCCACTGGTTTTACTCCCAACATTGAAGTGAGGGAATCTTCTGAGAGGTTGTCACCACTAGGTAATGTAAATGAACTACTATTGAGAACAGCGATAGAACAAATTACTGGAGTCCCATCCTCTGGAAGGTTCGAAAAACTGGACAGAAAGGATATTGGAAGTACTTTAGAACGGAAAGTCAGGTTTGGAAATATGATAGAAAACCAAATAATAAAATAA
- a CDS encoding CCA tRNA nucleotidyltransferase, translating into MNFKSHLDEIEVFSKVAKAAQDLGLEAYVVGGYVRDLILNRKKSDKRDIDFTCVGSGIELAEEVAKNFDYHVPVSVFKNFGTAMVKLEEWELEFVGARKESYRSESRKPIVEDGTLQEDLERRDFTINAMAISLHASNYGDLLDPFEGLVDLKRKTIRTPLEPSITFSDDPLRMLRAIRFAAQLDFDIDPDTFYAITQNAHRLRIISGERIIDELNKIMLVPKPSYGFKLLFASKLLHEFFPEMVELQGVDSVDDKSHKDNFYHTLQVLDNVSVMSEDLWLRWAAVLHDIAKPATKRFNKKVGWTFHGHEDKGARMTPGIFRRLKLPMDDRMKFVQKLVRLHLRPIALVKDEVTDSALRRLLFDAGDDIDSLMKLCRADVTSKNNRRVKRYLENFDKVEKKLMEVEEKDQVRNFQPPISGEEIMETFGLSPSKIVGEIKEEIKEAILEGKIQNKPDKARELMYEIAKSKGVSPIKDLPKSSSK; encoded by the coding sequence ATGAATTTTAAATCACATCTAGACGAAATAGAAGTGTTTAGTAAAGTGGCCAAAGCTGCCCAAGATCTAGGTCTAGAAGCCTATGTGGTCGGTGGGTATGTTCGTGACCTTATTTTAAACAGAAAAAAGTCCGATAAAAGAGATATTGATTTTACCTGTGTGGGCAGTGGGATAGAGCTGGCAGAGGAAGTAGCTAAAAATTTTGATTACCATGTTCCGGTTTCTGTATTCAAAAACTTTGGGACAGCCATGGTAAAATTGGAAGAATGGGAGTTGGAGTTTGTGGGAGCGAGAAAAGAGTCTTATCGCTCAGAATCCCGAAAGCCTATCGTGGAAGATGGTACGCTTCAAGAAGACTTAGAGCGAAGAGATTTTACGATAAATGCCATGGCGATTTCACTTCACGCTAGCAACTATGGTGATTTGCTGGATCCTTTTGAAGGATTAGTGGATTTGAAGCGTAAAACTATTCGAACACCCTTAGAGCCCTCGATTACATTTTCGGATGATCCTTTAAGGATGCTTCGAGCTATCCGTTTTGCAGCTCAACTTGATTTTGATATTGATCCTGATACCTTTTATGCGATCACCCAAAATGCGCATAGATTAAGAATTATATCTGGCGAAAGAATTATAGACGAGCTTAATAAAATCATGTTGGTGCCGAAGCCTTCCTATGGTTTTAAACTTTTGTTTGCAAGTAAGTTATTGCATGAGTTTTTTCCAGAAATGGTAGAGCTTCAAGGTGTGGATTCAGTCGACGATAAATCACATAAAGATAATTTCTACCATACACTACAGGTATTGGACAATGTCTCTGTCATGAGCGAGGATCTTTGGCTTAGATGGGCAGCTGTTCTACATGATATAGCCAAACCAGCTACTAAACGCTTTAATAAGAAAGTGGGCTGGACCTTTCATGGGCATGAGGATAAAGGGGCAAGGATGACTCCTGGGATCTTTAGGAGGTTAAAGCTTCCTATGGATGATCGGATGAAGTTTGTCCAAAAATTGGTTCGATTACATCTTCGCCCAATTGCATTGGTGAAGGATGAGGTGACTGACTCAGCATTAAGACGGTTGTTGTTTGATGCGGGAGATGACATTGATTCACTTATGAAGCTATGCAGGGCGGATGTAACTTCAAAAAATAACCGAAGAGTTAAGCGATATTTGGAAAACTTCGATAAAGTGGAGAAGAAATTGATGGAAGTGGAAGAAAAAGACCAAGTCCGAAATTTTCAACCCCCAATATCAGGAGAAGAAATTATGGAAACTTTTGGTCTTTCCCCTTCAAAAATCGTTGGAGAGATCAAAGAAGAAATTAAAGAAGCTATATTGGAGGGCAAAATTCAAAACAAGCCCGATAAAGCGAGAGAGTTGATGTATGAGATAGCCAAATCAAAAGGCGTTTCTCCCATCAAGGATCTTCCAAAATCATCATCAAAATAA